A region of Thermococcus piezophilus DNA encodes the following proteins:
- a CDS encoding proton-conducting transporter membrane subunit codes for MVALPLLFAFLIILMDTLGVRKLLIKVVFLLGALLPAGVLLRGIPASEVVGGWNRVSGIEVGINEVNLPFIVGELILFGFTVPYALSYFDFRKKTPKALALLLLLHAGLLGAFIAKDLFNFYIYMEIASVSAFALITFSDDPNSRRAAFKYLILSLLASYLFIFAIGVIYMETGYLNLALISANALPSRELNAAVGIVIASLLLKAGIFPLHSWLPDAHSSAPTPVSAILSGAVIKAPAYGLILVFSALPIGRTLRIAAMGVAVASIFFGIGMALIQRDAKRLLAYSSVGQMGYVLLGIASLNFVGAAYYALAHSLFKGGLFLSVGGLARRTRELGKFGYRTAPIMALSTIMLSLAIGGISPFVGSYAKGLISSELSGTWKYAVYLGGIGTLLSFTKLNYSLSRASSEDVKTVWKVVSMSLALVTLGMGLYLGSWIDLMDALYLASALALFVLLKSLGVFKNGINVRPKEVGEEINVLVALFVLAVLAVVLLQGA; via the coding sequence ATGGTCGCCCTTCCATTGCTCTTTGCCTTCCTGATCATCCTGATGGACACCTTGGGCGTAAGAAAACTCCTAATAAAGGTTGTCTTCCTCCTTGGCGCCCTGCTTCCCGCTGGTGTGCTCCTCCGAGGCATCCCGGCGAGTGAAGTCGTCGGCGGGTGGAACAGGGTGAGCGGGATAGAGGTCGGAATAAACGAGGTGAACCTGCCATTCATCGTCGGAGAACTCATCCTTTTCGGCTTTACTGTTCCATACGCACTTTCCTACTTCGACTTCAGGAAGAAGACCCCAAAGGCCCTGGCGCTTCTACTCCTGCTTCACGCCGGACTGCTCGGCGCTTTCATAGCGAAGGACCTCTTCAACTTTTACATCTATATGGAGATAGCTTCGGTATCTGCCTTCGCGCTCATAACATTCTCCGACGACCCCAACTCCAGAAGAGCGGCCTTTAAGTATCTCATCCTTTCCCTGCTGGCATCTTACCTTTTTATCTTTGCCATAGGTGTGATCTACATGGAGACAGGCTACCTGAACCTCGCCCTCATCTCAGCTAATGCTCTCCCGTCGAGGGAACTGAACGCGGCGGTGGGAATAGTCATTGCTTCCCTCCTGCTGAAGGCGGGCATATTCCCCCTCCACTCCTGGCTGCCGGACGCCCACTCGAGCGCGCCAACGCCGGTGAGTGCTATTCTGTCTGGAGCGGTCATTAAGGCTCCTGCCTACGGTCTTATACTGGTCTTCTCTGCCCTTCCCATTGGCCGGACGTTGAGGATTGCCGCGATGGGCGTTGCCGTCGCTTCTATCTTCTTTGGCATAGGCATGGCACTCATCCAGAGGGACGCAAAGAGGCTGCTCGCATACTCAAGCGTTGGACAAATGGGCTACGTTCTGCTTGGGATAGCGAGCCTCAACTTCGTTGGTGCCGCTTACTACGCCCTCGCCCACTCACTCTTCAAGGGCGGCCTTTTCCTGAGCGTCGGGGGACTGGCGAGGAGGACGAGGGAGCTTGGAAAGTTCGGCTATCGGACTGCTCCAATCATGGCGCTCTCAACGATAATGCTCAGCCTTGCCATCGGCGGAATTTCACCGTTCGTGGGTTCCTACGCCAAGGGTCTTATTTCCTCCGAGCTTAGCGGGACTTGGAAGTACGCGGTTTATCTCGGGGGCATTGGCACTCTCCTTTCGTTCACGAAGCTCAACTACTCTCTCTCCAGGGCCAGTTCGGAAGACGTCAAAACCGTCTGGAAAGTCGTTTCCATGTCGCTTGCCCTCGTTACCCTTGGCATGGGTCTCTACCTCGGCTCCTGGATTGACCTTATGGATGCCCTCTATCTGGCATCTGCTCTGGCACTGTTCGTCCTTCTCAAGTCCCTCGGCGTTTTTAAAAATGGGATTAACGTTCGCCCCAAGGAAGTTGGGGAGGAGATAAACGTCCTCGTTGCCCTCTTTGTCTTGGCCGTCCTGGCGGTAGTCCTACTGCAGGGGGCGTAG
- a CDS encoding cation:proton antiporter — protein sequence MQIIGYVFIIIAFARLLAECFERLGYPSFLGEITAGMILSAVLIDMPRGEMVLLAELGLFFLMISAGLEVTPEELHYAGKKTLPLYAITYAAMFLVTLPFTGWAVSSDNIIVAAILSTASAPIVLRLKRFFGDDFLHVALSYAVISEVMSLFIVYMMVRIHETPGDYTPIITSILKDAIFIGGIMYLNYIIGIQHKVWITMTLRRLKSDEAVFGLFMVFSTSLAFVSEEIGMHFSIGGFLAGLMMHSDLVGTKQYDRLITIVSGVTYGIFAPIFFAWRGLNFETELSLTVLEFFLVVYFIRLLLSAAVVRHRDVPTSLVRGAGIASFGVLGLLVGEIGYVSGVLSEHMYAMASLACILGIVASATLGRAVNHYWIRLAETAY from the coding sequence ATGCAAATCATAGGCTACGTTTTCATAATCATAGCCTTTGCAAGACTCTTAGCAGAATGCTTTGAGAGACTGGGCTACCCTAGCTTTTTGGGTGAGATAACCGCGGGCATGATACTGAGTGCAGTTTTAATCGACATGCCAAGGGGAGAGATGGTTCTTTTAGCTGAGCTCGGCCTGTTCTTCCTCATGATTTCCGCTGGCCTCGAAGTTACGCCTGAGGAGCTCCACTACGCAGGTAAAAAGACACTGCCCCTGTATGCAATCACCTACGCCGCGATGTTCCTCGTCACGCTGCCCTTCACGGGCTGGGCGGTCAGCTCGGACAACATCATAGTTGCGGCAATACTATCGACGGCGTCTGCTCCGATAGTGCTTAGGCTGAAAAGGTTCTTCGGCGACGACTTCCTCCATGTTGCCCTCTCCTACGCGGTCATAAGCGAGGTCATGAGCCTCTTCATAGTCTACATGATGGTGAGGATACACGAGACCCCTGGCGATTACACGCCGATAATCACGAGCATCCTCAAGGATGCCATCTTCATAGGGGGCATCATGTACCTCAACTACATCATAGGCATACAGCACAAGGTCTGGATTACGATGACATTGAGGAGGCTCAAGAGCGACGAGGCCGTTTTTGGCCTCTTCATGGTGTTTTCGACTTCCCTGGCTTTCGTCAGCGAAGAGATAGGCATGCACTTCAGCATAGGTGGCTTCCTTGCTGGCCTAATGATGCACAGCGACCTCGTGGGAACTAAGCAGTACGACAGGCTCATCACCATAGTCAGCGGTGTCACCTACGGCATCTTTGCCCCGATATTCTTCGCATGGAGGGGACTGAACTTCGAGACGGAGCTTTCCCTTACCGTGCTGGAGTTCTTCCTCGTGGTTTACTTTATTAGGCTTCTCCTCTCAGCGGCTGTGGTTAGGCACAGGGATGTCCCAACTTCTCTGGTTAGGGGAGCAGGAATAGCGAGCTTTGGAGTTTTAGGCCTGCTCGTCGGTGAGATAGGCTACGTCTCGGGCGTCCTCAGCGAACACATGTACGCCATGGCCTCACTCGCCTGCATCTTAGGAATAGTTGCCTCAGCTACGCTGGGCCGGGCTGTGAATCACTACTGGATAAGGCTTGCGGAAACGGCCTATTGA
- a CDS encoding DUF7132 family protein, whose protein sequence is MKVLKEWDVKVKLVKTKRGAILHMIELEPGHFYLEQNPLKDSKYGVAYRKIKENFPEFYMFWEIKNNRYTGKLLAGAFLEKKEIDDFITLVARSEDFKKFEEIFEEIEDMEE, encoded by the coding sequence ATGAAGGTTCTAAAGGAGTGGGATGTTAAGGTTAAGCTTGTAAAGACCAAGCGCGGGGCTATTCTGCACATGATAGAGCTCGAACCTGGGCACTTCTATCTCGAGCAGAACCCACTAAAGGATTCTAAATACGGCGTCGCCTACAGGAAGATTAAGGAGAACTTCCCCGAGTTTTACATGTTCTGGGAGATAAAGAACAACCGCTACACGGGCAAGCTCCTCGCTGGGGCGTTCCTTGAGAAGAAGGAGATTGACGACTTCATAACCCTCGTCGCCAGGAGCGAGGACTTCAAGAAGTTCGAGGAGATTTTCGAGGAAATCGAGGATATGGAAGAGTGA
- a CDS encoding hydrogenase subunit MbhD domain-containing protein, with protein MLGTILDVVFIAMIILAVAVVEENELVSAVVKYSLLSLLFILVLFELKAPDVALSAIVVGAVVIGIFLFTIEEVTR; from the coding sequence ATGCTTGGGACAATCCTTGATGTTGTGTTCATAGCCATGATAATCCTCGCTGTTGCGGTGGTAGAGGAGAATGAGCTGGTTAGTGCTGTCGTTAAGTACTCCCTCCTAAGTTTGCTCTTCATACTGGTCCTCTTCGAGCTCAAAGCCCCAGACGTCGCACTCTCTGCCATAGTGGTCGGCGCGGTAGTTATTGGTATATTCCTGTTCACCATCGAGGAGGTGACGAGGTGA
- a CDS encoding monovalent cation/H+ antiporter complex subunit F — MAQEGLLVSAFYLLVFTAMLIIYRVVRGPTLPDRIVGLNAITTKVVVIIAVLSVLQQEYYLIDLAIVLLMVNAVGGLILAKYMERRGND; from the coding sequence ATGGCTCAAGAGGGTCTTCTGGTGAGCGCTTTCTACCTGCTCGTCTTCACGGCGATGCTGATAATCTATCGCGTGGTTAGGGGACCAACCCTTCCGGACAGAATAGTGGGCCTCAACGCCATAACGACCAAGGTGGTGGTGATAATAGCCGTCTTATCCGTGCTCCAGCAGGAGTACTACCTCATAGATCTCGCCATAGTCCTGCTCATGGTGAACGCGGTTGGGGGTTTGATACTGGCAAAATACATGGAGAGGAGGGGCAATGATTGA
- a CDS encoding ACT domain-containing protein, whose protein sequence is MRHYEIVRVREKGKVEIPPDYAYELGLVEGAYFLLEIDTDLNEVHMERIALPGKKLVEVELIVEDKPGVLAKISGLFGKHRANILFSETEELEGIELGGIVAVIDVSEMIGTIEEMRRELEALREVKEVTLRPLQ, encoded by the coding sequence ATGAGGCACTACGAGATAGTCAGGGTAAGGGAGAAAGGAAAAGTTGAAATACCCCCAGACTACGCCTATGAGCTCGGCCTCGTGGAGGGGGCTTACTTTCTCCTCGAGATAGACACAGACCTTAATGAGGTTCACATGGAGAGAATAGCCCTGCCCGGAAAGAAGCTCGTGGAGGTCGAGCTGATTGTTGAAGACAAGCCCGGTGTTCTAGCCAAGATAAGTGGCCTTTTTGGAAAGCACAGGGCGAACATACTCTTCAGTGAGACAGAGGAGCTGGAGGGCATAGAACTTGGAGGAATAGTGGCAGTAATAGATGTGAGCGAAATGATAGGCACCATTGAGGAGATGAGAAGAGAGTTAGAAGCTCTTAGGGAAGTAAAGGAAGTGACCCTACGCCCCCTGCAGTAG
- the mnhG gene encoding monovalent cation/H(+) antiporter subunit G, with the protein MIEAALLIFGGAVMLFGALGILRFPDVYTRLHAATKCDTGGAMGIILALVLMMEAPALVKLKFLVLAFLIAMINPMVSHAIARGAYKYGVKPKVVVDMYAWDNP; encoded by the coding sequence ATGATTGAGGCGGCTCTTCTCATCTTCGGCGGGGCCGTCATGCTCTTCGGGGCGCTCGGGATACTCCGATTTCCAGATGTTTACACACGCCTCCACGCGGCTACCAAGTGCGATACGGGCGGAGCGATGGGCATAATTTTAGCTCTCGTCCTCATGATGGAAGCTCCAGCCCTAGTCAAGCTCAAGTTCCTCGTGCTGGCCTTCCTTATAGCAATGATAAACCCGATGGTCTCGCACGCCATAGCGCGCGGGGCATACAAGTACGGGGTTAAGCCGAAAGTAGTGGTGGACATGTATGCTTGGGACAATCCTTGA
- a CDS encoding cation:proton antiporter subunit C gives MISPEQTGVIIMLVGIYGLMTKRNPVKLVLSVNVASLGLVLFFVGLAYSPGKDVPIMPTEPVDPLPATLMLTTLVVDVAITSLALAMIMRMRRENQWFP, from the coding sequence GTGATTAGCCCGGAGCAAACTGGGGTAATCATAATGCTAGTTGGAATCTACGGCCTGATGACAAAGAGAAACCCGGTGAAGTTAGTCCTCTCCGTGAACGTCGCGTCGCTCGGCTTAGTTCTCTTCTTCGTCGGCCTAGCTTATTCTCCGGGGAAAGACGTCCCCATAATGCCCACTGAGCCTGTTGACCCCCTCCCAGCGACGCTGATGCTGACTACCCTCGTCGTTGATGTGGCGATAACCTCCCTCGCCCTCGCGATGATAATGCGCATGAGGAGGGAAAACCAGTGGTTTCCCTGA
- a CDS encoding UbiA prenyltransferase family protein, with amino-acid sequence MFRVILKNTRVLDGRAFFGIGLLGVAMSFPDCPDVYDALILVVSLVLYVAYAFAINNCFDADTDSLNPAKRHKNPVASGELSFRAGVISSLSIILPGILLSYSLGLGEFAIYLAMVALATVYSAPPRLKARPIIDVLSHGIFFGVLPFLYGAYFDGILTRGEITIAVAVLLYSFALELRNHLGDYESDLRAGLKTTPIVLGREASETLVVVFSGLSLVLLLASFNFALGALGVAVYSIRGNYRLMDAGIVALLITHLLGAVV; translated from the coding sequence ATGTTTCGAGTGATACTTAAGAACACCCGAGTACTCGACGGTAGGGCCTTCTTTGGGATAGGCCTCCTTGGTGTGGCCATGAGCTTTCCAGATTGCCCCGATGTTTATGATGCCCTCATATTGGTGGTTTCGCTCGTCCTCTATGTTGCCTATGCCTTCGCGATAAACAACTGTTTCGACGCCGATACGGATTCCCTCAATCCAGCAAAGAGGCACAAGAACCCTGTGGCTAGCGGAGAGCTGAGCTTCCGCGCCGGGGTGATTTCGTCCCTCTCGATAATCCTTCCGGGAATCCTGCTCTCATACTCCCTTGGATTGGGTGAGTTCGCGATATATTTGGCTATGGTTGCCCTTGCAACGGTTTACTCAGCCCCGCCGAGGCTCAAGGCCCGTCCGATAATCGACGTGCTCTCCCACGGAATATTTTTTGGGGTGCTGCCCTTCCTTTACGGGGCTTACTTCGATGGTATCCTCACGCGGGGGGAGATAACCATAGCCGTCGCGGTGCTCCTTTACTCCTTTGCCTTAGAGCTGAGAAACCACCTTGGGGATTACGAGAGCGACCTCAGGGCAGGCTTGAAAACCACGCCAATAGTCCTCGGTAGGGAAGCCTCAGAGACCCTCGTGGTAGTCTTCTCGGGTCTCTCACTAGTGCTTCTGCTCGCTTCCTTCAACTTCGCTCTGGGGGCGCTTGGAGTGGCTGTCTATAGCATCAGGGGCAACTACCGGCTGATGGACGCTGGAATCGTCGCACTGCTCATTACCCACTTGCTCGGAGCGGTGGTGTGA
- a CDS encoding Na+/H+ antiporter subunit E, with amino-acid sequence MSRVTFYLKERLESLRQRILHERFEASKLPVWERVVLTWAVLFAFWIVISSSLRLENLAVGAAMTLIMASFMRDMLTEDIRKTGHILEKLLYFAFLYLPQYIVIMAFRLVESNLKVAKNVIFMDINPGIVKIKTDLHSDTGVTILANSITLTPGTLTLDVRKKLGETYLYVHWIDLKTLNREKAGEKIKGDIEEWLKRVFW; translated from the coding sequence ATGAGCCGCGTCACCTTCTACCTCAAGGAGAGGCTGGAGAGCCTGCGCCAGAGGATTCTCCACGAGAGGTTTGAGGCGTCGAAGCTTCCTGTCTGGGAGAGGGTAGTCCTAACCTGGGCGGTTCTGTTCGCTTTCTGGATTGTAATCTCATCGAGCCTCAGGCTGGAGAACCTCGCGGTGGGCGCGGCGATGACTCTTATAATGGCCTCCTTTATGCGGGATATGCTAACTGAGGATATACGAAAGACAGGGCACATCCTTGAAAAACTCCTCTATTTCGCTTTCCTTTACCTGCCGCAGTACATCGTGATAATGGCCTTCAGGCTCGTGGAGAGCAACCTCAAAGTCGCCAAGAATGTAATCTTTATGGACATCAATCCGGGCATAGTCAAGATAAAGACCGACCTGCACTCTGACACCGGCGTTACAATACTTGCCAACTCCATAACCTTAACTCCGGGGACGCTAACGCTGGATGTACGCAAGAAGCTCGGTGAGACCTATCTCTACGTCCACTGGATAGACCTCAAAACGCTCAACCGCGAGAAGGCTGGGGAGAAAATAAAGGGGGACATCGAGGAATGGCTCAAGAGGGTCTTCTGGTGA
- the speE gene encoding polyamine aminopropyltransferase: MGFNERENAFIEWYPRGYGVGFKVKERLFETQTKYQRLELYETEGFGKLLVLDGTVQLVEIGEESYHEPLVHPVMLAHPNPRRVLIIGGGDGGTLREVLRHKTVEKAIMVEIDEMVIEVSKIYMNVARGAFEDPRAEVIVGDGVEYLKNTDEKFDVIIVDSTDPVGPAKMLFSEGFFRSAYETLNDNGLYITQSGSVYLFTNELLDAYQSMKNVFDEVHYFSFPVIGYASPWSFLVGVKGDIDFGKVDLERAKGLGLYYYDPERHETLFQMPRYVRELLERRA; this comes from the coding sequence ATGGGATTCAACGAGAGGGAGAACGCTTTCATTGAATGGTACCCCCGCGGCTACGGGGTGGGTTTCAAGGTTAAGGAGCGCTTGTTTGAGACTCAGACAAAGTATCAAAGACTCGAACTTTACGAGACCGAAGGCTTTGGCAAGCTCCTCGTCCTCGATGGGACTGTTCAGCTGGTCGAGATCGGTGAAGAGAGCTACCACGAGCCCCTCGTTCACCCCGTCATGCTCGCTCACCCGAACCCGAGAAGGGTGCTCATCATAGGTGGTGGCGACGGAGGAACGCTGAGAGAAGTGCTGAGGCACAAGACTGTGGAAAAAGCCATCATGGTCGAGATAGACGAGATGGTCATAGAGGTCTCCAAGATCTACATGAACGTCGCGAGGGGCGCCTTCGAGGACCCGAGGGCAGAAGTTATAGTCGGCGACGGCGTTGAGTACCTCAAAAACACGGATGAGAAGTTTGACGTCATCATTGTTGACTCAACGGATCCCGTTGGACCGGCAAAGATGCTCTTCAGCGAGGGATTCTTCAGGAGCGCCTACGAGACGCTCAACGATAACGGTCTGTACATCACCCAGTCGGGCAGCGTCTACCTCTTCACCAACGAGCTGCTCGACGCATACCAAAGCATGAAGAACGTCTTCGACGAGGTACACTACTTCAGCTTCCCGGTGATAGGCTACGCCTCGCCCTGGAGCTTCCTCGTTGGAGTCAAAGGTGATATTGACTTCGGAAAGGTAGATTTGGAGAGGGCCAAAGGGCTTGGCCTCTACTACTACGACCCAGAGAGGCACGAGACCCTTTTCCAGATGCCCAGGTACGTGAGGGAGCTCCTCGAGAGGAGGGCCTAA
- a CDS encoding Na(+)/H(+) antiporter subunit B, with translation MKMSIVVRTTTKLVSPFLVTYAAYLMFYGYLSPGGGFQGGVILAVAVILLITSHGYKQVRKKFKFNWASLIESSAGAFLVLLGLVGLAFGAFYANFLPSEGGIIVPFNIAVGLEVGAAFTFVFYILLRWVESD, from the coding sequence GTGAAGATGAGCATCGTGGTTAGAACAACCACAAAGCTCGTGAGTCCATTTCTCGTCACCTATGCAGCATATCTCATGTTCTATGGTTACTTGAGCCCTGGGGGAGGATTCCAAGGAGGCGTCATCCTGGCGGTTGCTGTGATATTGCTCATTACCTCTCATGGCTACAAACAGGTTCGCAAAAAGTTCAAGTTCAACTGGGCGAGCCTGATAGAGAGCTCCGCCGGGGCCTTTCTCGTGCTCCTTGGTTTGGTAGGTCTTGCCTTCGGAGCCTTCTACGCGAACTTCCTGCCCTCCGAGGGCGGCATAATAGTCCCCTTCAACATCGCTGTTGGCCTGGAGGTTGGGGCGGCCTTCACATTCGTCTTTTACATACTGCTGAGGTGGGTGGAAAGTGATTAG